Proteins encoded in a region of the Amphiprion ocellaris isolate individual 3 ecotype Okinawa chromosome 21, ASM2253959v1, whole genome shotgun sequence genome:
- the cd36 gene encoding platelet glycoprotein 4, which translates to MGCCNRRCGLIAGAVVGAVVAILGGILIPVGKIIIEGTVEKEAVIEPGTTAYDNWVSAGATVYRQFWLFDLKNPLEVLHYGAAPVVVEKGPYTYRTRYLPKENITFHSNNTVAFLLPIGAIFDPTMSEGSEEDNITSLNLAVAGAYALVPKPLHSVLEILIKSTNSSLFQRRTVKEMLWGYPDPILKETLGLFSPYNGTYDGYYNVFNGKDDISKVSIIDRWRGETKLTFWDDEYCNMINGTDASSFPPFVDNKKPLYLFSSDICRSVSASYEKTVNLKGIDVYRFSLLPSTLASPVDNPDNKCFCKNPETSKNCTLAGVLDIGSCQEGRPIFISLPHFLHGSPSLREDVLGLDPDEEHHKTFFDVEPLTGFTLNFAKRIQVNMMYGPSKVITVLKKVKDYTLFPLVWLNETAMLDDETAQMFQDEIISNINMLEILQEVLLGVGVVVFVVCLVSYCVVRKRHNQSKLA; encoded by the exons ATGGGCTGCTGCAACAGAAGGTGCGGACTGATAGCCGGAGCTGTGGTTGGGGCGGTGGTAGCCATCCTGGGAGGCATCCTGATCCCAGTGGGGAAGATCATCATTGAGGGGACGGTGGAAAAG GAAGCCGTCATAGAGCCCGGAACGACAGCATATGACAACTGGGTGTCTGCAGGGGCAACAGTGTACAGGCAGTTCTGGCTCTTTGACTTGAAAAACCCTCTGGAGGTTTTGCACTATGGCGCAGCTCCAGTGGTGGTGGAAAAAGGACCTTATACATACAG GACGAGATATCTTCCCAAAGAAAACATCACGTTCCACTCCAATAATACCGTCGCCTTCCTGCTGCCTATAGGTGCCATCTTCGACCCGACCATGTCAGAGGGATCAGAAGAAGACAATATCACCTCCCTAAACCTGGCAGTTGCT GGAGCGTATGCACTGGTTCCAAAACCACTTCATTCTGTTCTAGAGATCCTGATAAAGTCAACCAATTCCTCCCTGTTCCAGCGGCGTACAGTCAAGGAAATGCTATGGGGTTACCCAGACCCCATATTGAAAGAAACTTTGGGCCTATTCTCACCT TACAACGGTACGTATGATGGCTACTACAATGTCTTCAATGGGAAAGACGACATCTCAAAAGTTTCAATCATTGACAGGTGGAGAGGAGAAAC gaagTTAACCTTTTGGGATGATGAATATTGTAACATGATCAATGGAACAG aCGCTTCCTCCTTCCCACCCTTTGTGGACAACAAGAAGCCCCTCTATTTGTTTTCTTCCGATATCTGCAG GTCTGTGTCAGCCAGCTATGAAAAAACTGTGAATCTGAAAGGGATTGATGTATACCGCTTTTCCCTCCTCCCGTCCACCCTGGCCTCCCCGGTTGACAACCCAGACAACAAGTGTTTCTGCAAAAACCCAGAAACTAGCAAGAATTGCACCCTTGCAGGAGTACTGGACATCGGCTCCTGTCAAGAGG GAAGACCTATCTTCATCTCTCTGCCTCACTTCCTTCATGGCAGTCCATCCCTGCGGGAGGACGTGCTGGGCCTCGACCCCGATGAGGAGCACCATAAAACCTTCTTTGATGTCGAACCT CTCACTGGATTTACCCTGAATTTTGCCAAGAGAATTCAAGTGAACATGATGTATGGACCATCAAAAGTCATCAC GGTGCTTAAGAAAGTCAAAGATTATACCTTATTCCCACTTGTTTGGCTGAATGAG ACGGCTATGTTGGATGACGAAACGGCACAAATGTTTCAGGACGAAATTATCTCCAATATCAACATGTTGGAGATCCTACAGGAAGTACTGTTGGGTGTAGGCGTGGTCGTCTTCGTCGTGTGCCTCGTCTCCTACTGCGTGGTGAGGAAGAGACATAACCAAAGCAAGTTGGCGTGA